TTTATTTCAATGAACCAATATCATCTCTACAAAAGTGTTTCGAAGACTTGGAGTACTCTTACCTCTTGGACCAAGCATATGAATACGGAAAATCCGTaagtgatttaaaaaaaaaacactttgaaATATGTAGAATATTTTACTTATTGTTACGTGTTATTTACTTCCTTCTGGAAATGCAAACGTTTTCTCTACTCTAGACTTGAGTACATCCCTTTGAATCTTCTTGAGTTGACCTCTCAGCTTGTTAGATTAACAGTGTTGTTCATCATCAGGGGAACAGTCTCCTTAGAGCCTTGTATGTTGCTGCGTTTGCGGTCTCTGGTTATGCTTCCACTGAAGGCCGGCACTGTAAACCTTTCAACCCCTTGCTGGGAGAAACTTATGAAGCCGACTTTCCAGAAAAAGGAATTCGTTTCTTCTCTGAAAAGGTAATCTCACACACTCTTtcttaaaatgaattttatgagATGAACATAAATGGTCAACACACACACAATGGTGATTCGTCTAGGAGCATCTCTTTGTACTCTAAACATGTTAATTTTCATGTAATTAACACTCAGAATTGAAACATATGGAGAAAAGAATACATGGAATCTTTTCCTAAGACGTTTGTTATTGTGCTCTCATAATAGGTCAGCCACCATCCAACAGTTATCGCCTGCCATTGCGAAGGTAAAGGGTGGAAGTTCTGGGGAGACACAAACCTGAGGTCGAAGTTTTGGGGGAGATCGATTCAACTTGAACCCGTTGGAGTCTTGACACTTGAGTTTGATGATGGAGAGACTTTCCAGTGGAGCAAAGTGTGTATAACATAAACCACAAACCTCTTTTCCTTTTTCCACATTTTATTTCTCACAGTGAGATTGATAGTAACTCTATGCGTATCTTTGTTCTTAGGTAACAACAACTATATACAATATCCTACTTGGTAAACTGTACTGTGACCACCATGGGACAATGCAAATCCGTGGGAACCGCCAATATTCTTCTACgctcaagttcaaggagcaatCGATTCTCGATAGAAACCCCCACCAGGTTAATGGTTTTGTAGAAGATGTAACTGGGAAAAAAGCTGCAACGGTATTTGGTAAATGGAATGATAGCCTTCACTATGTTTCTGGTGATGCCTTTAACAAAGCAAGTGCCTCGTTGCTGTGGAAATCGACAAAGCCACCACCTAATGTGACTAGATACAACTTAACATCATTCGCAATTACTCTAAATGAATTGACACCTGGTTTGGAGGTATGTTACAGCGTGCTGCTTTCGGTGTTATTTATGAACTTGGTCTTTAAATTTTTGTTGTGCTAAAATTTAGTTTCATTTCGGTTTAAGGAGAAGCTACCACCGACAGATTCTAGGCTCCGACCAGATCAACGGCACCTGGAGAAGGGTGAATATGAGAAGGCAAATGAGGAGAAACAGAGATTAGAGAGAAGACAAAGAATGGTATAATGAGTATCTCCACATTGATTCTCTGGTCGTTGGACTCGTGATTCTTTCTCCTCTTGAGCCTTTTTATTGCTGTTTTGATTATGCAGTCACGGAAGATTCAGGAAAGCGGGTGGCGGCCGAGATGGTTCGAGCCACAAGGAGAGAGTGAAAGCTACAAATATACAGGCGGTTATTGGGAAGCACGAAATGAGAGGAGATGGGATGATTGCCCTAACATATTTGGAGAGTTCACCGAGGAGATTGCAGATTGTGCTTAAGCTGAGGTATTAAGATGTATTCAAACTTCTTATGTTCTTCTATTGTTGATATTTGTTGAAATGATAGATTCTAATTCACTCAAAACAGTTTGTGAATATAATTATAACTAGTGATACATTTGGGATCTAATATTGTTTTGGTTCAGGGCTAAGGAGGCGTTCTTCCGTGCACCAGAGATGGTCTCTATTCGGTAATGGACAGAGCTCTCTTTCTGTTTTTCTAAACTCAGGAGATGGAAAGAGGCAAATGAAAaatggtttcttttttttttttggtaatggTGTTTGTTATATCTTGGAGTGTCCTGAAAGAAAGAGtttctttttaagaaaaaagagTTTATAGAAGAAACTCACTGTAAAGGTCAGTGGGAAAAATGAGTGTTGGTTCCAACATTTGGGCAAATATTCGTCTTGATCTATTTGTATTTAGTTCAATACAAAGGGATTGATTGAAATAACCCATGGTCACTCAAAATTAAGGAATTTACTTTGCATTGTTTGGTTAGGTAGATCGGACCGGACCATGTTCTTGGATTCAaggatatatgatattttaccattaaaaatttaatgaataaacTGAAAACGTTTAAATATTAAGGGTACGAATAATGATCAGAGAACGACGAGGAATAATGCATTTCCTAacgtttctaaaaaatattatcattcacaaggaatgatttttttattttcataccctaccatttttttatttgtagagaaataaagaacaaaactaTTCTTTGTTAAATTTAAGGTGAAACaaccattccttttcatttCTGCAATTTTATTCTGTTACGTTCCTTTCCTATTTATTCCTCTTATTTCCAAAATGGTCATTAGCCGAACCCTAAAATTTCACAGTTGTGGATGAATAATtagacaaatatttttttttttgttttaaactcAAATATCTAATaagttaatattaaaatttcattattATGAAAAACATGAATACATTTGAGGGCAATTTTCTCAAAtagcttttaaaattttttgtcacaaaaataatactcaataagaaaaatgatcaaaatatctattttttattttaaatttttaatatttttttttaaatttgaaatcctaTTCCGGAAACCGCATTCATGAACAATCCAATTAtcatgagaaaaataaatatatatatagatatatatatatatatatatatatatataatattcagaTAATAGTATATTTAGATCGGTAGAAttggttaatatctatttattaaaataataattaattggaCTAATGATTTATGCTAAAATCATGGAAGAAATGAcaaaatcacttctcaaataatagtatagatcacTAACACACACATaggtattaattaatttaacaaaataaatatttataaatctaacaTTAATATCCACAGAAGAAATAATTTCTCACAAAAATCATAAGCTTATCTAAATTAAAGAAAACTAACaataaatgttaatattacaTACTCGTTCTTCATTACTAATTATattgaattaatgattttcatatatatatctatctatcttattaaaagagaagtacaaatAAGAAATAACACTCAGTTTTTCCACTTATTTACAGTAAAATATCACTGGATTAATTAAACAGCAAAAAACTCTAATATTcttgttctatatatataataagcaatttttaaataaataaagtttaaaaaaaaacaatttttttatgttttcgaattatactttttcaaattcaaacttttttataatttttttttgaatttttttcaaaaattattttgaaattatttttttaattcttttatatttttaagtatttatttatatatttattaaaatcataaatttcacattccaaaaatcctaccctactcctcaactctaaaccctatgtctagattagttaaccctagggttataatgtttttttacccttcattaaaagtgagagtaaaagtagttagtgtaaacatgaaaatggtattttgaatgtggtatttttgataattttccTTAATTAATTAACCTACCTTTTAGTATTTTTGTGTTTCGTGTTTTATTAatgcattttcttaaaataaagtACAACAAATTATGTACGGTTGATTTAAGAAATACTTCTTATAATCAAGctaaacaataaattaatacTTCCAAAAAATTGTAACAAGATTTCCAATATTACAggttggtttttttttggtatatttACTATGTCGGAAAAGACACAAGTAAGTggtataaatatacataatataaaacacaaaattataaatactatattgaattattgattgtataaatcaaatataaccgtagataacaattttattttatatttaaattttgatctataaaactaaattttcacGAACGCAcgaatcatatttttaaaatgtggaAGATACAGTTGaagatcaaaaataaaataaaatatttattataaattataaaattattgcatttataaatattatttaatacggataaatttttaaaatatattatcaattatatagataaacatttttaaaaatgttaaaaatgaaTTCCCGCCCTGTCAAGCTCTAGTgtgattattttaatataaatttgggATGATAAGATTAATATGAGTTTGGATTTTcaaatagatatataatatatttatattgtttatttatttatttttatattattaccaGTTTTAAATATCTCTGAAAATATATACGTTTCAGGCTTTCAGCGGTGCCGGTTACATAAATCGTATAAATGGTTTTATAGTATTTCAAATCGCAACTGCTTGCTCTCGTAAAACTCGATATATGCATTAATATACACGTTGCATGTATCATATTTGTCAATTATAGACCTTGAATTTTATAAACGaggaaaaaactaaaatcatgaaaatcaCGAAAATTCTTCCTAAGTGCACTATAAATATTCgactaaaaaatataaaaagacagTCAACTCGATGCATGCTTGTCTTTAATCCTTAATGTTTATACTATAAAGGTGGTTACTAAATTTgttcttaaaatttataagaaatattttatacatttttcaagatatatatattatatagcgTTATAgatgctgacaaaaaaatataaagttatagattttattcaatatattttaaatattttactattttgattatatatatatatatatatatatataaattatggtCTTAATTATTAGACAGTGGATACGAGGTTGGGGCCAATGCCGTCACGATACCTCTTCCTCTTATTAGTCGGCCCTTCGCACAGAAAGAGGTACACTGCATTGATGTTTGTTTTTTGCTAACTTACACTGCATTGATGTTACCGTGATAAAATAAGGTTGTTGCTTGGGAGATGGGGCATTTGAGTTCGTGAAGGTCATAATCATGTGTTACTTTTCTTTATAAAGTTAGAGGTTCTAAGATAGTATAGATCCagtaggaaaaaaaaagatagtagAGATCcagtaggaaaaaaaaaataggatagATCCATCAGagcatttccaaaaaaaatttctacttTATAGTTtacaaaactttatatttgaaatttcaagGTGTTAAtctccaaaaacaaaacttcaaatttaatttcaaaattatttgtgttcaaaattatttgtgttGTACCTTATGGCCCTTATATTTTTCATACttaatataaattcataaaacttttatagaTAACAAGCacacatataaaaatattacagtaatattaataaaattttatacaaaaatataaaattataaatagaaataaataattaaatattaaactacaagcaaaaaactacattattccataaaattatttctgtaATGCTCAACCTTTggttacacaattttttttggacaatattttagagATTTAGGAGGTTCCAGAgaaaatttactagactattagtgttgttgtgatatttaaatttgtgtaataattatgtcttcatgtatcttttttaaatattttttttttaatttcttttgtaatattcttgttgtctaattctagctttaacatattataaatcttatttaattttttttttaattttatgtgtaaaatttaaatttataaaaaatttttttgaaatatttgtgatatacaaaaattataaagattaaaacgataaatgagaaaatacttaaaaatcataaatgtgatgtgtaattagttataaggaccaaaatgcaaataaaaatatgaacttcaaatttgaagttttgattagtgaaacttcaaatttgaagttttgaagttccgttttggaaagaaaaaattctatatttgaagttatagagcttcttttggagatgctcttagggaCGAAGGCAGACATATTTTTACTGGGTGcatataaatgaaataataactaaagataataatctatattattaaaatttaagtaCAATTAGAACTACTCATATTTTCAGCAGATCTATTACATATTTTCTTACCTTATATTcattcattataatttttttatcaattacccTTTCTAAATAATTCAACATCATTTATTACAGAAGTATTACAGAAGTACAAAACATAACTATTTATTttcaacttttttattttatcttttacgTTATTTTTCTCACTCTTTTTAACTACTTCGATAAtagtttttactaataatattTAGACATCATTCATTGTGTATATCATAATAATTCGATATGTTTGAATAAAATTACtctatttgtgacaaaaattcaaaatggtTAATAAAGAGTATTTTTAATTTGGTTACATAATCAGTTATGCATAGACATTCAGATACCTGTTCAGCTACAAGTTATTTCTTTGAGGTACCcgtttttttttgagttttgaaattAGGCTTCATTCAggtaatataaattttcgtgtGAGTTTTAAATTCGGGTCCTCCGAAGTCCGGATGGACTAGCTTTTGAtgtataaaaactttaaaatttccaaaaactAATGTATCTAAAACATGTTCAGATATTTGTATCAAAAGTAACCATATTAACTGATTCGGTTCGGGTatcttgaattcaaactaaaaataactttaaaataaccaaataaaaaacaacCATATTACCCGATTTGATCTGGATTTGATTTTCATGTATAGGaatctaaaaatattcaaatatttatacaattaattatataatgatacatataaaatatataacaataattatgaaaaaaaaaatatcaatttcaaaaaaaagtaaaaactaacATCCGCACACCTGTGCGGGTAAATCTCTAGTATATGTTAAAATAAGAGTACAAATATGGTTATTTAGAAATTCTTGGTACACTTTAACCAATTAAGCCACTTCCACATTGCATATCTAATTTAAAAATTCCGATATCTAAATAATAATGGGTGCACGTGCACCCATAGTCACGTGCACCCATAGTCTGAAATATAGCTTCTCCCTTGGATCCTTACATCTTCATAGGACAAAGTCTGAATTATGTAGGTAATTGTATTATTGTTTAGAAAGCATGACCCTTCCAAAAAcactttaattaatttatgaactccaaatatttattagataatCTAACGTTTTAACTGGTAGACTAACTCATTGTGGTTAACCACATTGcttcaaatacaaaattaggGATGTTATGACAACTATGATATCTCATTTTCTCCAACAAAAAGCTTATAAATCTCTGGTCTCTCTTTGTATTAGTTGGATAGTCCGCCTAGTCTAGATAATTTACGCAAGTCAcatcttttgaattttgaaaaatttattctaagataaaaTAGTTTTCCCATGGCTGCAATAAATTCAATGGCTACTCCTACGCCTAGCTAGGGTTGGCCGTTTTGAGGAGAAGAAACATTGATCGTCGGAAAAGGGGAGTTTTGGTAGAGTTAGAGAGTGATCAGAGAGGAATCAAAGAGCTACTTTGACGGTGTTTAAATCTAACAAACAAGTTTGAAGGACTTGTTCAAGTGATtcttactccctccgttcccgaAATTCGTTTCCGaaagtaaatttttttagagttttcacgtttattaagaatacaataaatgtttacaatttaatttaaaaattatttttaatacacttttcaataactattcaccaatgaaatttaatcaattcaaatattcacaattaatgtttttcaaaagAATACAAAAGtactaaaaaatatagaaaatctctTTATTTGGAATAAGAATAAACTctataaaatctttttttcgGGAACGGATTGTGTAATAAAGATAAAATGTTCCAACGCGTTGACTCACTATTATCTGGTGTCTCACGGTTCTAGTTATATCGACTTGTATAACTACTTTACAATAAAGTCAACATATTACAACTCTGATTCGGTCCTTTTTTCTATgcatatctttgattttcaattgAAGCCGTGTGTTTCGTTTTGGCTTAACGCAAAGActtattagtttttttctatgcatatctttgattttcaattgAAGCCGTGTGTTTCGTTTTGGCTCAACGCAAAGACTTGTTAGTTACAAGTTACAACCGGTGTGTAAACTAGTAGTTAAataagttttagaaaaaaaaactagtagtTAAACGCATGGATTAGTCATGTTGTGTTCTTAGTTCAAATTtcaatggaaaaatattttaggtcgcGTCATTAATATTAACAAATACTACTGATTTCAGGCTAGGAAAAAAATTAGAGACTAAGGTTTAAATTCTTCCTAATTAAAAAGACGTCGTCGGCCAAAATacgatattatttttttggtaaaatccaAAATGcgatatttcttttttttttttgtttttttgctaaTGTCTAAATACGatatttcatttatataaaataagtaaatggCCATCTCAAGCTTACTGGTCCAtatcttctcttttgttttgaagaaaagGTCCATATCTTCTTGATATTAAAGGATTGTCTTCTTTTAATTTGTCAACAATGATCTTCTTATGTAGACGTTGAtgaccaaaattttgttttcttttacaatAATTCACGTAAATATTTCGTAGGCTTATATTTCTACATTTCTGCGAATCGATGCTGTGTGGTTTAAATGGAAGCAGGAATCTTTATTCTACTGATTTTATTAGTGGCTCCTGTTAAAGTCAACATGACAACGACTGAATTACTCCGAATCGCACAATTTGGAAATCATACACGTAATAAAAAGATTGagaagtaatatatatattaggaatATAAGATTGAATATAAAATCGATAAGTCTTCCGTTCAATTTGGATATAAGATCGAAAAATCTGTCAGACAGgaattaaaagatattttggGTATTCAGAATCTTGGAGGAATGAAATCATACCTCGGTCTACCAGAAAATCTGGGGGATCAAAGATCCAAGTTTTTAGCTTTGTACAGGATCGTTTAAATAATAGAGTTAATGGGTGGAGTTTCAAGTTTTTCAGAGAAGGtggaaaggaagtgatcattaAGTCAGTGATTACGGCATTACCAAATCATACGATGTCCTGTTATCGCTTGTCTAAAGCAACGGTGAAAAAACTGACAAGCGTGGTATCACGATTTTGGTGGAGTCTAGGGGGAAGTACAAGAGGCatgcactggaaatcatgaGACAAGATATGTGTAGATAAGGAGGaaggaggtttggggtttacagatatcactgatttcaacacaacgatgcttggtaaacagttatggcgtctgatagagaagccaaacactttattttctcgagttttcaaaggtcgGTATTTTACGAATGCTTCACCCttggaaccgattcgttcatattctccgtcataCGGCTGGCGGAGCAttgtttctgctagatctctggttagcaaaagacaaatcaaaagggtgggatcagggtcttctatatctgtatggaatgacccttggctcccaaccactcgcccgagaccagctaataaaaatcaacacaatttataCCCGGACCTTACAGTAGAGTCCCTCATTGACTCTACCTCGCGTACTTGGAATTCAGAGGCAATTCGGGCTTTCGTGGATCCTCAGGATGCGAAACTTATAGAAAGTATTCCACTAAGCAGGACTCAGCGGGTGGATAGAGATGGATGGCACTttacaaaaaatggaaaatatacggtcaaatcaggatatcaggtagAGCGAATTTATCCAGATAGAGAAAGACCACCATTACTGATTGGTCCCACAGTTGATGTTTTGAAGGCTTActgctggaaaatacggtgcccACCAAAGCTAAAACATTTCATATGGCAATTAGTGACAGGGTGTATAGCAGTGCAAA
The window above is part of the Brassica napus cultivar Da-Ae chromosome C3, Da-Ae, whole genome shotgun sequence genome. Proteins encoded here:
- the LOC106388587 gene encoding oxysterol-binding protein-related protein 2B isoform X2, with product MPLTRSKSLPSTDAIAENGGSDRQNLSSGRSVAGILHKWTNYGKGWRSRWFLLRDGILSYSKIRRPENVNLLSPSDDVRLIGDNSTDRLSRMYSCSGRGRRKHHKTIGIVHLKVSSYRESKSDNKKFYIFTANKTLHLRTDSRSDRAAWLQALASTRRILPLQSISGDFSFVSPTDLSISTERLKKRLRENGINENLVKECEEIVDSEFSEVQEQIKLLHEERTKLLDALKQLEMANLEAEASGIHESVYQLPNHNYSSLRSGKYSECSTSASSDVFEDISEEDEPSFHDTIECFSEPDAGSENMHFKRRTRLPDPAEKEKGVSLWSMIKDNVGKDLSRVCLPVYFNEPISSLQKCFEDLEYSYLLDQAYEYGKSGNSLLRALYVAAFAVSGYASTEGRHCKPFNPLLGETYEADFPEKGIRFFSEKVSHHPTVIACHCEGKGWKFWGDTNLRSKFWGRSIQLEPVGVLTLEFDDGETFQWSKVTTTIYNILLGKLYCDHHGTMQIRGNRQYSSTLKFKEQSILDRNPHQVNGFVEDVTGKKAATVFGKWNDSLHYVSGDAFNKASASLLWKSTKPPPNVTRYNLTSFAITLNELTPGLEEKLPPTDSRLRPDQRHLEKGEYEKANEEKQRLERRQRMSRKIQESGWRPRWFEPQGESESYKYTGGYWEARNERRWDDCPNIFGEFTEEIADCA
- the LOC106388587 gene encoding oxysterol-binding protein-related protein 2B isoform X1; protein product: MPLTRSKSLPSTDAIAENGGSDRQNLSSGRSVAGILHKWTNYGKGWRSRWFLLRDGILSYSKIRRPENVNLLSPSDDVRLIGDNSTDRLSRMYSCSGRGRRKHHKTIGIVHLKQVSSYRESKSDNKKFYIFTANKTLHLRTDSRSDRAAWLQALASTRRILPLQSISGDFSFVSPTDLSISTERLKKRLRENGINENLVKECEEIVDSEFSEVQEQIKLLHEERTKLLDALKQLEMANLEAEASGIHESVYQLPNHNYSSLRSGKYSECSTSASSDVFEDISEEDEPSFHDTIECFSEPDAGSENMHFKRRTRLPDPAEKEKGVSLWSMIKDNVGKDLSRVCLPVYFNEPISSLQKCFEDLEYSYLLDQAYEYGKSGNSLLRALYVAAFAVSGYASTEGRHCKPFNPLLGETYEADFPEKGIRFFSEKVSHHPTVIACHCEGKGWKFWGDTNLRSKFWGRSIQLEPVGVLTLEFDDGETFQWSKVTTTIYNILLGKLYCDHHGTMQIRGNRQYSSTLKFKEQSILDRNPHQVNGFVEDVTGKKAATVFGKWNDSLHYVSGDAFNKASASLLWKSTKPPPNVTRYNLTSFAITLNELTPGLEEKLPPTDSRLRPDQRHLEKGEYEKANEEKQRLERRQRMSRKIQESGWRPRWFEPQGESESYKYTGGYWEARNERRWDDCPNIFGEFTEEIADCA
- the LOC106388587 gene encoding oxysterol-binding protein-related protein 2B isoform X3; this encodes MHFKRRTRLPDPAEKEKGVSLWSMIKDNVGKDLSRVCLPVYFNEPISSLQKCFEDLEYSYLLDQAYEYGKSGNSLLRALYVAAFAVSGYASTEGRHCKPFNPLLGETYEADFPEKGIRFFSEKVSHHPTVIACHCEGKGWKFWGDTNLRSKFWGRSIQLEPVGVLTLEFDDGETFQWSKVTTTIYNILLGKLYCDHHGTMQIRGNRQYSSTLKFKEQSILDRNPHQVNGFVEDVTGKKAATVFGKWNDSLHYVSGDAFNKASASLLWKSTKPPPNVTRYNLTSFAITLNELTPGLEEKLPPTDSRLRPDQRHLEKGEYEKANEEKQRLERRQRMSRKIQESGWRPRWFEPQGESESYKYTGGYWEARNERRWDDCPNIFGEFTEEIADCA